The window TTCCACGACCACTAACAATTACGGGAGCCGTTGAATTTTGCTTTATGTAATTTATCAGACCTTCACCACCACGCGGGATAATCAAGTCTACTTTTTCTCCACGTTCATTACGAATAAGCTTCTGAACCTCTTCGCGGGGTAAATCCAAATATGTTACATAGCTTGTACTTTCGCCGTGCTGTTCTAAGGCCTTGTGCCAAAGTTCAACAAGTTTAAGGTTCGACAAACGAGCCTCCTTCCCTCCTTTTAGGATGATTTTATTTCCGGCTTTAAATGCAGTAATAGCAGCTTCAACAGTTACATCGGGACGGGATTCATAGATAATTAGAATGTTACCGAATGGCACTACCCTGTTTTCGATACGCATACCATTGGCATGCTTACCCGAATACAAAACTTTCCCTTCAGGATCGGGCAAAGAAATTACCTGCTCTGTTGCCGAAACCATTCCGTCAACTTTCTTTTCGTCAACTTTAAGTCTGTCGAGAAGTGACGCATCCAAATCGGGGACTGATGCAATGTCTTTTTTATTTTCTGCAATAATCTCCTGCTTGTTTGCTAAAATAAGCTCCGCAAGGGATTTAAGTATTTCATTTTTGGTTTGAGTTGTCATAACCGGTATTTTTTCTAATTCTCTCGAATTATCATTCACTAACATCAATAAGAATGCGAATATACTGATTTATACAAAAAACGAAATATAAATTAACAAATCTAATACGCTTACTTACCTTTAGTTACACTCTACCGCCAAAAAACCAAATGTAGTTAACAAAGAAAACTTACACTAATTTCTTTTTACCAATTCTGTGCATTGCAATAGTATTTCCCATTTTAAACTCTTCGTCGCTATAGAAATCGAAACCTAGTTTTTCATACAATTTTAAGGCTCGTACATTTTCGGAAAAAACACCAATATGTATTTCCTGAAATCCTTTTTTCTTAGCGGTATTAAATGCCCGGTTAATCAGCTCATTCCCTATTCCCTTGCCCTGATGAGAACCTGAAACATAC of the Bacteroidota bacterium genome contains:
- a CDS encoding glutamate-5-semialdehyde dehydrogenase — its product is MTTQTKNEILKSLAELILANKQEIIAENKKDIASVPDLDASLLDRLKVDEKKVDGMVSATEQVISLPDPEGKVLYSGKHANGMRIENRVVPFGNILIIYESRPDVTVEAAITAFKAGNKIILKGGKEARLSNLKLVELWHKALEQHGESTSYVTYLDLPREEVQKLIRNERGEKVDLIIPRGGEGLINYIKQNSTAPVIVSGRGNNFLYVDADSDFDMAINIILNGKSRLSVCNALDKVLFNENIEDLDVKIKSVYGKLEEMGIAVYGDKATCDMNEKIEQITDDSIFAEEFLSAKILQSTVKDIDEAIELINKYSGGHSAVIVTRNNDTAAKFQNEVDCAAVYHNASTRFTDGG